The stretch of DNA CTCTTGGCTTCTGTTAGGAGGTTGGGAGGAGCTGCAGGATCTCTTGATCCATCATGAACTTGCATTGTGAAGGTTCCTGTGTAAAGGTATAAGGGTGGCCTCTGGTCAAGAAGACTGTATTTCTCTTGGCTTCTGTTAGGAGGTTGGGAGGAGCTGCAGGATCTCTTGATCCATCATGAACTTGCATTGTGAAGGTTCCTGTGTAAAGGTATAAGGGTGGCCTTTCGGTCAAATTTGACATACCTTCCAAAGATCCTTTGTggattttctctctgctttgtccAGTCAGGGCTGTGAGACTGTACATTGAATGTGAGTCCAGTATAAAGCAGACCAGCTATAAATTGGTTTCAACACAGAAACTTTGAAAGTCCAGATTTTCCCACTGGATTGTGGATGTTATAGCAAGCCAATATGGTGCTGCTGTTCCACTGCCTTCAGGTGTGGTTAAATTCTGTGATAAGGCAGCATCATGGCCACTTTctactgacatacagtatgtcacacTGCTACTTCGCGTGTCCCATCCACATGGTTATACCATGTTAATTTAACTGTAGGTACCTCCTTTAGGAATTAGGTGGGAACAGGCTGCTACTGTCCACTGGGGACTGGTTCAGTGACCTCTGTATGAATCAGACTCAGCATCTTGCAAAGCTGGCAAGCCCATGGTAGAGTCATCTTAGTTTCATGCAGTAGTTTTGGGAGTACTTGCTGGTCTAGgagcatgtgtgtattgtgtacAGTTAGTAGTAGCTGTATTTCCATGGGCCCCTCTGAAACACACATTGGTGTTTTCTGCGGAGAACATACCAGTTGATGCTTCTCAAAATGATCTTTCTCCAGTTTATGGTGGCAAAGAGGCCTAATTTATCACTCTTGTGACCTAAAGTTGTGATTTATGCTCAAGAAAGTCAGACAAAGGGTAGGGTTCAAAGCAGAAATTGGACCAGAAAAGAGTTTGTTTCTGCAATTTCTGTGCATTGTTTTCTCAGCTGCAAGCTTCTGAGGAAAACACATGTTCTTTCAACCTTCTCTACTGCAGAGCTGTGGTCTCCAGGGATCTTGCTGCTTAATTTCATCACTTTGATCGTTTCACAGTGTGCTGTGACCATATTCTCTTGGAATCTCTTACCATTAATGCATTTTGAAGGACTGTAGTGCTTAATTACTGCTTATCCAACTCCATAGCTGCTAGTCAGCTGTAGTATATCAAATTAAGGCTTTAGTTCCTACTCTTACAAAGAAAATTGCTGCTGCTTAATtcattgtaatgtttttttctcccaaatTAGTGGGCAACCTTACGAATGGAGATGGGAGCAAAAGAAAAGAATCAGCATCTCTATAAACCATATAGCAATGGTAAATGATTACTGTATAATTTAACTGTTAATATGTCTCAGTGATGAATACTTACATGTTGATCATTTTCACCATTAACTCAAATGTCTTTCTTCTCCGTGCTCCCCCCTGTAGGTATCATAGCCAAAGATCCTGCATCATCTTTGCAGCAGGAGATCCAGGAGCTTCGGGGTTCTGCCAACTGTCTGCGCTCTGAGCCGGAGTTTGAGATGGCTGATATCTTCTATTTCTGCCGAAGAGGCGTGGAGAGCATAGTGGATGATGAGGTGACCAAGCGCTTTTCAGCCCAGGAGCTGGAGAGCTGGAACTTATTGACTCGAAGCAACTACAACTTCCGTCATATAAGTCTGAGACTCACTGTCCTGTGGGGTCTGGGAATCCTCATTCGCTATGGCGTCCTGCTGCCTCTGAGGTCAGAGCTGTGCTCAGCATCTGTAAGATTCATCTCATCATACAAAAGCAGTAAAAGGGTGAACTACTGTTTCAGTCTTACGATATGTTCTCCTTTTTTCAGGGTTACTTTGGCAGCCACTGGCATTAGTCTGCTCTTAGTATTGACTACTTTGGTGGGATTTTTACCAAATAGAGAGTAAGTCTCCCCCAATTCCTATAACAGTTCAAGCATGTATGTGAATTTAAGTCTATAACAAGAGCAGAAGgatgacttgacttgatttaaTTACGTGTAGACTGCACTACTCATATTTTAGCCAATCaggtttataatattttttctgacagattgttttgctgctttaaaaaatgaaatggttGTTTGATAGATCTTGGACTATGTGTCAGCCGTTAGAGACCTGGAGTAATTTTTGTGGCATCATGCTGTTTGTCTTCAGGTTAAGGTCCTACCTGAGTGAGAAGATTCATCTGATGTGTTACCGCATCTGTGTTAGAGCTCTCACAGCAATCATCACCTATCATAACAGGTACATAATATTTAGTATTCGTCAACAAAATCAGCCTCCTAAGAGACGGaaattaaaagtgttaaaagtgtAAAAGTTTACAACTTTTTGTAAATGTCTGATAGCCTGTCAGAaagttgtgtgtctgtgtctgaaaCAAACAGTTTTTTCAATTGCAGTGAGAACAAACCAAAAAATGGCGGTATCTGTGTGGCAAATCATACAACGCCCATTGACATCATCATCTTGGCCAATGATGGGTGCTACTCTATGGTTTGTTTATCTCTGTCTAtgtttctgtgagtgtgtgtgttccgTTTTCATAAGAATGAATGATTAGGAAAAATTGCTTTACTTGCTTTTTCTATTGCAGTCTGCAGAGGTGTTGTTTTCCTACTGAACTTGAGTTGAACTTGTCTCTCAGGTTGGCCAAATTCATGGAGGGTTGATGGGAATGGTCCAAAGAGCCATGGTCAAATCCTCTCCTCATATCTGGTTTCAAAGATCAGAAGTGAAAGACAGACACCTAGTGGCCAAAAGGTAACACTGCATCATCTCAGTGTTGGTATCTCTCCAAGCTCCTGTTATATTATGGTCAGTGCCACTGCTGAGCAACCAGTGACCTTCAAGCATGTTTATGTACTGATGGTAACCAGTGAGCTTCACAGAGGACATTTCTGGGACATACAGTAAAGAGATTATTTCAATGTATCATATCAGAAAGAGGTCCTGCCATTCACTcctgttaaatgaaaaaaatatagcCTATATAAAGGTTAGCTGTGattgacatattttgttgtgaCATATTTTACCTATCACATAATGAATTGTACCATACAATACGTACATAGTATACAGTATTTtgcacacaaacaactaaatttGTCTACATGGCGGCAAAAGCCTCCCAACAAATAATACACCagtcacagagaaacaaaagcaAGCAAAAAGTGCCTCAAAAACCTCTAAATTCTGCTTGTAATTTCTACACATTTACTTTACTGACATTACTACAATCACTCCTATTTTAACACATACACCACAGTTACACTCATCCTACACTGATATAACCTACACAGAACCTTTCAGCAACATTAGCATAACACTCACCTGCACTTGCACTTAACCTCTTAACAAAATGGCGCGACTCTGCCCTGTTAACGAGCGACCGGAAGTGAAACTGGTCTGAATATAGCATGTCTATTTACCATTAACTCGCGACTGACTGGCTTATACTCAGAAACaatcttttaaacacatttttatatgttatcTCATGCAAAGGTCTGTaactttcactgacaaaatagtAGAAAACCGAAATTCACGGAGGTAACTGTTCTCAATGGCGGCAACAAAAATACGTTCCAAATACATTTCTAAACCAGGTCACAACTTCACAGAACGATTTGCAATACATTTACATTAGCTAGTAAACAGAGCTAATCATAGAAAAGCAAGTTTTAACATACCTGTGAATTAGtaagggagagagccaaagttagcGTCTTGATCTAGCcgatgctcatttaatattgagCTGCGCATGAGCAGAGCAGGTGCGTGACCTCCCTCAGGTATCCACAGTGGCATTAGAGTTAGTATTGACCTGATGTCAAAACTCCATAAACACAGTTAGATTAgttcaaataattaacaaaaaattagggggtgtctgtttacataaaaaaaacatgtggcATTTCTAACCCATTACACTATGAAACAATGAACTTGACAGAGAACATATGTCTAACATAAAAACTTGTTTGTAAACTGGTATCAACCTTGGTGGCCTTGTGTTTAAAGGGATTTTAATAAGGCAGTATACCATATTCCATGTAATTTATTAGCACTGTATTGATATTTCAACTTGGCATGCACCGTAGAGTATGAGTGAAAGTGTATAATGATTTGTATTTGGTTGTTGCAATAATGACAACAGTTCACTTTAGGTTTTAGCAGCAACCGTAATGGACTTTAACTCTAGAAtggaaaaatctttttttttaaaattttttttatcaattctgCTTTCAGGCTTGGCGATCATGTTGCTGACAAAACCAAACAGCCTATTCTTATCTTCCCTGAGGGTGTGTATGATGATATAATGCTTTAAAACATGTAGAGCTTGTAAAGTTTGGTGTTTAGTGTTGCTAAGAGCATCACTCTGTGTCATCTACAGGAACTTGCATCAACAACACATCAGTGATGATGTTCAAAAAGGGCAGCTTCGAAATCGGCTGCACCGTCTATCCAGTTGCCATTAAGGTAGgagctttttttgtctttttcctcctttttttctcattttgctCTTACCTGTGCATGATATGATCTTATTTCTATCTTGCAATCTTGCAGTATGATCCTCGCTTTGGGGATGCTTTCTGGAACAGCAGTAAGTTTGGTATGGTGAACTATCTGCTGAGGATGATGAGCAGCTGGGCAATCGTCTGCAGCGTTTGGTATCTGCCACCTATGAACAGAGAGGTGAAACCCTACAAAATATTTTGTGTCCCAGTATATAGTTTGGTGTAACCTACTGGCTAAGCATCTGGTTATGTTGGAGAACATTTCCCATATTTTATTGGTCtgttcttttttattgtcttcTTGTAGGAAGGGGAGGATGCAGTGCAGTTTGCCAATCGAGTGAAAGCAGCCATTGCTGCACAAGGAGGATTAGTGGATCTCATTTGGTGAGTCATTGTTGTATTTAATTGTTATGATATACATCAGTAAAATTATATGTGTCTATGGTTATTAGAAAGAGAGGTTGCCACTGGCATaaactgcagctgctgattCACAAACTATAACGTTATTAACTTTAGCTCCAATGGAAATTGTGCAGTATTACACGTATTATAGAGCTAATTTGAGGGGGCAATCTTGGTTCTTCCCTTCAGCGTTTGTGGAGGAGGTAACTAATAGCACTgtgttcagtctgtgtgtgatactcttttcttttgtgtgcTCTCAGGGACGGAGGGCTGAAACGAGCAAAGGTAAAAGATGCTTTCAAGGAAGAGCAGCAGAAACTTTACAGCAAAGTTCTTGTAGGCGATCAGGACCAGGAGGACCAAAGTGACAATAAAGTTTTAGAGGATGAAAATCCAGAGGAGGACAAAAGCTGCCAAGATtcaagaaatgaaatgaggACACAGTGAATGTATGACAATTTATAAGCAAACACTTAATATCTTATATAATGGCATTTATTAGTGACTCTGTGAAGttccacacatacagtaggaaCTAAAATTCATTATTactgctgctgtatttttttttaccaggctCCAAGCCAAAGAACattttctgttatgttttgATATTTAAGTTTCTGTCAGTTCATATCTGTATTTAATTATCTTTGTATGTTGTGAAATTGGGAGAATGGTTACATTCACCAGAGGGTCAAACAGAGCAGTAAAAGAACCAAAACCTCATATCGCCCCATGAGTTTGATGCATATCTGATTAAAACATTCTCATATGAAAATGCCTGTTGACCGAAATGGCTTTTTTATAAAATCATGTGTTATGGAACATCTCTTAAAATACAACTGAGAACGCTAAACAGTGGCTATTTTAAGTGCCTCGTACTACAGTAGTTACATCACAGTGAGACAGACACTTTGGCAGGGCCCACACTTAGTACGTCACTTTACTAATTGGCTCAAGGCTCTATATGTGTCTTCACCTTTAAACTTTGAATGGCACCAGGAAACAGAGTAAAATAAGGTTAAACATTTTCAGCCATGACACATAATGTATACCATGATAATGAAGGTTTTCAATTGGTTCGTCTCAGATTATGTGGAAAGTCTTTCTTTGAAGGGTTCAGGGTGATACAAAGTAAGTTACCTTTCTCAAACAGTTGGAGTCAGTGTTTAGACAATAACTATCCTGTATTTGTTGTGTTGGGACATTTTActcaacagcaaacagacaaatcAAATAGACTGATTTAGACAGCATTATAAAATGCATTCATTCTCCTTACTCTTCTTGAGGCTTACAGGGATTGTTAGGGCCTATGCCAGCATGGATTCAGGAAAAAGCAGGGAATCAACTCTGGAAAGGTCGCCAGTCCATTAATGCGTGAACAcagacaaccaaacaaacacattcatggtATTTTAGAGCCTTCAATCCACCTGAACTGCAGGTGGAATGAAACGCGTGCAGACACTGGCACGGCAGGCTGATTAAGATTCAAACTGGAGCAGCATGTGAAACTGAATCCAAGCCTATGAACCCTATCGGCTGTCACAGATAtatccttttcctctctgcaaATGACACTCCATTTATACTGAATGAagctgtttatatttattttttaaagaccTTGATCAGATAGATGTTGAGGTACGAGTGGGTGGAATTGTAACTATAAACCAACACAGGGAAGGATACGAACATTTGCATtatcatgtctgtttttttcaaatttgaataaaaagatGCTCAAAATCAACCAATAAACAGCTGGTGTTAGATGATGCTGATATACTTTAGGGTCAACGAGGATCAGGTGTGGTTGACTGCAGAAACTGATTGTCGGTGTTGTGAATGAGCCAGACAGCGTATTAAATTCGTCGTCATGTAACCTGTTAATCTGGGGCAGTGCCTTGTCTTCTTAACCCCGGCCTCCTCTCTGTGTAACCACGCCCAATCAGCTGTTTCCTCAAGTCCAGCTGAAACACACGGGGAAACTTTTTCTCGCTTCTGTCCGGTTCAGTGTCACGGTGAGCCGATGGTAGACGCCGCcgttgtgtgtttttatatcatttctTTACGGAGTTAATCCAGCAACAAGTGTCAGCATGTCCTTGGCGGAGCAGCAGTGGTGTCCCACAAGCGTCCAGGTAACGGTACTCCAAGCCAGAGGCCTCAGGATAAAGGGGAAAAGCGGCACTAACGATGCGTACGCGGTCATGCAAGTGGGTAAGGAAAAGTACCAGACCTCGGTGGTGGAGAAGAGCGTGGCTCCGGTGTGGAAGGAGGAGGCCGCCTTCGACCTGCCGCCGTTGCATCAGGGCGGCGGAGGGGAGCGAAGCACGCTGCGCGTCAACGTCCTGCACCGGGCCCTGGTGGGTCCAGACAAGCTGCTGGGACAGGCTGTCATCAACCTGCTGCCGCTCAGCGAGGACAAAACCCGAAACAAGACCGAGTAAGtgctgttaaatgttaaatgtatagATTCTTAACTAAACAACTCTTCTTCAAAGGGAATATCAGGGAGGTGACTCACGCGTtgaaactagagctgcaacgattaaaCTATCAGTTGatctacagaaaattaactggcaactattttgataatcttgTAATCATTTTCAAGgcaaaaatgcccccaaaattagctggtttcagcttctcaaatattactaataatgcttttctttgatgGTAACAGAAGATCTTTGGGGTTTTGGAGTAATTTGGTGGCTCCTAGGTAACAGTTTGTGTTGGGGCCTTATTGTGGTCATTTAATTAGTTAAGCATCACTTTATTTAGATTTATGTACCATGTAATGCCTCTCTATAAGGCCAAGAAATTAGTTAACACTGCAGGGCTTACTTAAGTGATTCAAGTTCCTTAACAAGTGTGCAATTAGTCAAATTAACAAAAGCAACTGACAAGCAGTGAATCTGAATCCAGCcttgttgatcagacaaaacaaggctGGGAAAAGtataacaggcattttcacTATCTGACATCTTGTagatgaaacaattaattgattaattgagaaaataatcagcagattaagggataaacaaaataactgttagttgcagccctagtttaaacagctaaaagaataaataataataatcagagaAGCTCCCCATGTTGGCAAGCATTTTCCCTGAGTCTTGCTCTGCAGTTGACCCCCTGAGCTCCCAGAGGACATGTAAGTCTTCATGACAAAGAAATATGAAAGgcaaaagaaatatttaaaggaATCGATACAGTATTGGCTCTACTGTAGAGATAagtagtcttttttttctcagcttccTCACATCAAACAGTacataacaaaaacatacaagaGAGTTTCCTCAGTCCTCTGAAGACTAGGGAGCTTTGATTTCCATCTGCGCCACAGGAGGAACAACTTCTGGTTGCTGGTTCTGTCAGTCATACTGCAGCTTTGTGGTCTTGCAGGATAAAACATTAACCACTGAATCCCTAATAATTACAAACcgtttctgttgttgttctaATACAAAAATTATGCAGCATCTGTGGAAGCTGTTGATCAAGATTTCCATATGAATATGTTTGCCTTAAACTGGAATTTCATAATCAATTTCCCCCAGTgatatttacactttttttccaccacaaacacacacagagacacacacacacacacacacacggccaTGCATCAATACACAGGCCCGCCCTGGTGGGTTTGAGTTATGAAAGTTGCCCACTCGCTCCAGTGCAGCTTAAGGGATTtgctctctctgctgcagcctTCAACCAGCATTACTTACTCAGGCGAATGAAATTAGTCAAAGGATTCACTCTTTCATTGACTGAACTTGTCAACAAGAGACAAAAGAAGACCCAGACTTCCCTTCACCATGCCCAAAAAAGCAGTCTCCTTTTTGATGCTGAGACCAAACATCAAGCATTGATTTCACTTAAAATTCTCACGGCATCCCATACACTGAGAAAAGTACGTGACGTAAATAACCGAGGTGATCATTGTCTTTACTTTGCAAAAACTTCACGCCCATCTCTCTTGATCTATCTTTAGTTTGTGGTATTAATGGGAGTGATCAGGTTTTACAGGCCTTACTGGTACTACTGTATAGACTCAGTAATAGTTATTATACTTTCTcctttaaacagaaaatatgcacTTTGTCAAATTCAAGTTATACTTGTTAAAATTTGAAATGCAAGACTCCTCAGCCCCGTCACAGTTAGACTTGTGTGTCTTAGTAAGAATGGAAAATGTTCTGCTGTGCTAAGCTGTTTCTGAGCATCTTAGTCCCCCGCCGTGTGACCGGTATTATACAAAAGCAGACTGCATACCAGCCTGTTTGtctacatgaaaacacacataaacacacacacacacacacacacacacacacacacacacacacacacacacacacactcactcccaCCTTCTCAAGGGTTGTTTGGGTCTGTTGGTGCTCTGTTAGTAGTTGATTCAATGTTGTCGTTCAGTACTGCTCATGTAAACAATATTTGCTGCCTGTTCATATTATGGCAAACGTTTTATAAAACAGAGCAAGTAGTCAACCCGCCTAAaagttatttttgtgtgtgtatgtgcgtcacaaaaaatacaatgtcCAAATCGTTCTTGTGAACTGAAAAAACTGGATGTTCCAGTATGATAAGCTAAAATTCACCTGGATTCATGTTGCATGTTGGATCATGCATGATTTAAGGTTTTGTTGTGTGTGCACCTCTGATCACATCTGCCCTTT from Thunnus albacares chromosome 18, fThuAlb1.1, whole genome shotgun sequence encodes:
- the gpat4 gene encoding glycerol-3-phosphate acyltransferase 4 translates to MTWFTFPVDNLLCRCLGISITVWLTLLFVFIIVPAVLGVSFGIRRLYMMTLLRIFEWATLRMEMGAKEKNQHLYKPYSNGIIAKDPASSLQQEIQELRGSANCLRSEPEFEMADIFYFCRRGVESIVDDEVTKRFSAQELESWNLLTRSNYNFRHISLRLTVLWGLGILIRYGVLLPLRSELCSASVRFISSYKSSKRVNYCFSLTICSPFFRVTLAATGISLLLVLTTLVGFLPNRELRSYLSEKIHLMCYRICVRALTAIITYHNSENKPKNGGICVANHTTPIDIIILANDGCYSMVGQIHGGLMGMVQRAMVKSSPHIWFQRSEVKDRHLVAKRLGDHVADKTKQPILIFPEGTCINNTSVMMFKKGSFEIGCTVYPVAIKYDPRFGDAFWNSSKFGMVNYLLRMMSSWAIVCSVWYLPPMNREEGEDAVQFANRVKAAIAAQGGLVDLIWDGGLKRAKVKDAFKEEQQKLYSKVLVGDQDQEDQSDNKVLEDENPEEDKSCQDSRNEMRTQ